One region of Quercus lobata isolate SW786 chromosome 2, ValleyOak3.0 Primary Assembly, whole genome shotgun sequence genomic DNA includes:
- the LOC115968512 gene encoding uncharacterized protein LOC115968512, translated as MPNRFTRPSFNYYDGKTNPVEHVSHYIQMMSLHTHNDALMCKVFLSSLGPTALRWFNELQKRSIRSFFELIQEFSVRLVTYSRVPQPVVELLSMKMRAGETLNSYASQYWELYNEISGDNERVAASTFRMGLPKDSGLRESLTKKPPEGMRQLMRRIEEYKRLEDDRIQSKGKAPMMNRPRQTGFPFKSRGALTIQELAA; from the coding sequence ATGCCGAACAGGTTTACCCGCCCATCATTCAATTACTACGATGGGAAAACTAACCCAGTAGAGCATGTCAGTCATTATATTCAGATGATGTCTCTGCATACTCATAACGACGCgctgatgtgcaaggtgtttcTTTCGAGTCTAGGACCAACTGCTTTGAGGTGGTTTAACGAGTTACAGAAACGATCCATACGTAGTTTTTTCGAGCTAATTCAGGAGTTCAGCGTTCGGCTTGTGACCTATAGCCGAGTACCTCAGCCAGTAGTTGAGCTTTTGTCCATGAAAATGAGGGCGGGAGAGACCCTCAATAGTTATGCCAGCCAATATTGGGAGCTATATAATGAGATAAGCGGAGATAACGAAAGGGTCGCAGCAAGCACTTTTAGGATGGGGTTGCCTAAGGACTCCGGGCTACGAGAGTCGTTGACTAAGAAGCCTCCCGAAGGCATGAGGCAGCTTATGAGACGCATTGAGGAATATAAGCGATTAGAGGATGACCGGATACAAAGTAAAGGCAAAGCACCGATGATGAATCGTCCCCGACAAACTGGTTTTCCGTTCAAATCCCGGGGGGCCTTGACGATTCAAGAACTAGCCGCATAG